A DNA window from Campylobacter lari contains the following coding sequences:
- a CDS encoding MFS transporter has protein sequence MTYRSLLKNNKTFRLLAIVQFISYFGAWFSQVGVFTLLTKELGAPANIIGFSAIFVFLPSIILAPINGVIVDRFKPKNLLLTMISIEMISIFMLIFVNSLAMLWLLYFLTFVRMAVASMYFQTEMSVLPKILTPQELKLGNELHSIIWAVSYALGMGAAGLFIDLFGVKPAFIADTLMLFCAMLILKTLILPNEKNTTQNNLFILIKEGLVYVFNNKKIIHLILLHGVVGITAYDVLITLLAEYEYAKVISIPLAIGLSNAIRAISLLIGPYVLSPYINKNTLVYLYLAQGVGIMLWACLQFNFYLAFVGLVMAGFCTSSLWSYTYTLLQNDCDKRYYGRVIAYNDMVYLTFSAIIAFSTGYLFEFYGIKLSHFTFGLGVCFIFAAIYWWWFNKKYN, from the coding sequence ATGACTTATAGGTCTTTACTTAAAAATAATAAAACTTTTCGCCTTTTAGCAATAGTACAATTTATAAGTTATTTTGGTGCGTGGTTTTCTCAAGTAGGTGTTTTTACCCTTTTAACCAAAGAACTCGGTGCACCTGCTAATATCATAGGTTTTTCAGCTATTTTTGTTTTTTTACCTTCTATTATACTTGCACCTATAAATGGGGTTATAGTAGATAGATTTAAACCTAAGAATTTATTACTTACAATGATTAGTATTGAAATGATTTCTATTTTTATGTTAATTTTTGTAAATTCTTTAGCCATGCTTTGGTTGTTATACTTTTTAACCTTTGTTCGTATGGCGGTTGCAAGTATGTATTTTCAAACAGAAATGTCAGTTTTACCTAAAATTTTAACCCCACAAGAATTAAAACTAGGCAATGAGCTTCATAGTATCATATGGGCTGTATCATATGCTTTGGGTATGGGTGCAGCAGGGCTTTTTATAGATCTTTTTGGAGTAAAGCCAGCCTTTATAGCTGATACTTTAATGCTATTTTGTGCTATGCTTATACTTAAAACTTTGATTTTACCTAATGAAAAAAATACCACACAAAATAATCTTTTTATATTAATCAAAGAAGGCTTAGTTTATGTATTTAATAATAAAAAAATCATTCATTTGATTTTACTTCATGGGGTTGTAGGGATAACTGCTTATGATGTTTTAATCACTCTTTTAGCAGAATATGAATACGCAAAAGTTATTTCCATACCTCTAGCCATAGGGCTTTCTAATGCCATAAGAGCCATATCTTTACTTATAGGCCCTTATGTGCTTAGTCCTTATATTAATAAAAACACTTTGGTATATTTATACTTAGCGCAAGGTGTAGGTATAATGCTTTGGGCTTGCTTGCAATTTAACTTTTATCTTGCTTTTGTAGGCTTGGTAATGGCTGGTTTTTGCACTTCATCTTTATGGAGCTATACCTATACACTTTTGCAAAATGATTGCGACAAAAGATACTATGGCAGAGTGATTGCCTACAATGATATGGTATATTTAACCTTTAGTGCAATTATTGCTTTTTCAACAGGATATTTATTTGAATTTTATGGAATAAAACTAAGTCATTTTACTTTTGGCTTAGGAGTATGTTTTATCTTTGCAGCAATTTATTGGTGGTGGTTTAATAAAAAATATAATTAA